In Solanum lycopersicum chromosome 5, SLM_r2.1, the following are encoded in one genomic region:
- the LOC138348623 gene encoding uncharacterized protein, with protein sequence MRDRILTKVQAIIEFISGVTAPKLVNHKRIHTPRDVIEDIRELYGVEITYQQVWRAREHALEMLKGKPSEGYKQMPRYIWMLNKVYPNSYIRMQKTEDNKFMYLFIALRPLIRGFDYCRPVVVVDAAHLGGAYKGTFVSASTLNAASCILPLAYGVIDTENDCSWTWFFEQFKNAFGERENKCIV encoded by the exons ATGCGGGATAGGATACTAACAAAAGTACAAGCAATAATTGAATTTATTAGTGGTGTGACTGCCCCTAAATTGGTAAATCATAAACGAATCCATACCCCTCGAGATGTAATTGAAGATATTAGAGAATTATATGGGGTTGAGATAACATACCAACAAGTATGGCGTGCTAGAGAACATGCACTAGAAATGCTCAAGGGTAAGCCATCAGAAGGATATAAGCAGATGCCGAGATACATATGGatgctaaataaagtgtatCCAAATTCATATATAAGGATGCAAAAGACGGAAGATAATAAATTCATGTATTTGTTCATAGCCCTAAGACCGTTGATAAGAGGGTTCGACTACTGCAGGCCTGTAGTTGTAGTGGACGCTGCACATCTTGGCGGGGCTTACAAGGGTACttttgtatcagcaagcacactcaATGCTGCAA GTTGCATATTGCCATTGGCATATGGTGTTATAGACACTGAAAATGACTGTTCGTGGACATGGTTCTTCGAACAGTTCAAAAATGCATTTGGTGAGCGTGAAAACAAGTGTATTGTATAA